One region of Mycobacterium riyadhense genomic DNA includes:
- a CDS encoding PE family protein: protein MSSVYVVPELMAAATANLTSIGSSLSAAAAVAAAPTTGIAVAAQDEVSGAIAAWFGSYGRVYQALHAQASEYHNQFVQALNTSIGSYVSAEAANAEQNLLRAINAPTQTLLGRPLIGNGADGQPGTGQAGGAGGLLYGNGGAGGSGAPGQVGGNGGSAGLIGSGGAGGQGGAGATTGAAGGNGGAGGWLWGNGGAGGAGGSVTAGVTATGGVGGNGGAGGWLFGNGGAGGAGGHASVGDGGMVGGPTAVAADGGPNGSQGGDAVTGNALAGSATAVGGAGGHGGDGGRLWGNGGAGGAGGHATSGDGGAVGTPAQAFGGEGGVQVNDGIGGNGGDAKAGTTIAGASTAIAGAGGNGGAGGWLSGNGGAGGAGGLASSGDGGAGGDLTARGGAGGSTTADDGIGGNGGSATVGASAGGASTAKGGAGGTGGVSGWLWGNGGAGGAGGAASSGNGGAGGSLLAIGGAAGAGTVGGGVGGAGGDATVGASAGGAATATAGSGGDGGAGGWLWGDGGAGGAGGHSSTGEAGAAGSTMAIGGAGVGGGSATTANSSGGEVTATGGAGGNGGTAGLGGHTGDGGDGGVPGGANGQPGVNGRPD from the coding sequence ATGTCTTCTGTATATGTGGTGCCGGAGTTAATGGCAGCGGCGACAGCGAATTTGACGAGCATTGGTTCGTCACTCAGCGCCGCCGCTGCTGTAGCCGCGGCCCCCACAACGGGGATAGCGGTGGCAGCCCAGGACGAAGTGTCGGGCGCGATTGCGGCGTGGTTCGGGTCGTACGGGCGGGTCTATCAGGCGCTGCATGCCCAGGCATCCGAATACCACAACCAGTTCGTGCAGGCGTTGAATACGAGTATCGGGTCGTATGTCAGCGCCGAGGCCGCCAACGCCGAGCAGAATCTGCTGCGCGCGATTAATGCGCCCACCCAGACACTGCTGGGGCGCCCATTGATCGGAAACGGTGCTGACGGGCAGCCTGGAACCGGGCAGGCGGGAGGGGCCGGCGGGCTGCTCTACGGCAACGGCGGGGCCGGTGGGTCAGGTGCGCCAGGCCAGGTAGGTGGTAACGGCGGGTCGGCCGGGCTGATCGGCTCCGGCGGGGCCGGTGGCCAAGGCGGGGCCGGCGCCACTACCGGCGCGGCCGGCGGGAATGGCGGTGCGGGCGGTTGGCTATGGGGTAACGGTGGCGCCGGCGGGGCCGGCGGGAGCGTCACCGCCGGCGTGACGGCGACTGGCGGGGTTGGCGGGAATGGCGGTGCCGGCGGGTGGCTATTCGGTAACGGTGGTGCTGGGGGTGCGGGCGGGCACGCATCTGTCGGGGACGGGGGGATGGTCGGAGGGCCTACCGCCGTAGCCGCGGACGGTGGGCCGAACGGGTCGCAGGGCGGTGACGCGGTGACCGGAAATGCGCTCGCCGGGTCGGCGACGGCCGTCGGTGGGGCCGGCGGCCACGGTGGGGACGGCGGGCGGTTGTGGGGTAACGGTGGCGCTGGGGGCGCGGGCGGGCATGCGACCAGCGGGGACGGGGGCGCCGTAGGGACGCCCGCCCAGGCCTTCGGCGGAGAGGGTGGAGTCCAGGTCAACGACGGGATCGGAGGAAACGGCGGGGATGCCAAGGCGGGCACGACCATTGCCGGAGCCTCCACCGCGATTGCCGGTGCCGGCGGGAACGGTGGGGCTGGCGGGTGGCTATCGGGCAACGGTGGTGCTGGTGGTGCGGGCGGGCTCGCATCCAGCGGGGACGGTGGCGCCGGTGGCGACCTAACCGCCAGGGGCGGAGCTGGTGGAAGCACCACGGCCGACGACGGGATCGGAGGAAACGGCGGGAGTGCCACGGTCGGCGCGTCTGCTGGCGGAGCCTCGACGGCTAAGGGCGGGGCCGGCGGCACCGGTGGGGTTAGCGGGTGGCTATGGGGGAACGGCGGTGCTGGGGGTGCGGGTGGGGCCGCATCCAGCGGAAACGGCGGGGCCGGGGGGTCGCTGCTCGCTATCGGCGGGGCCGCTGGGGCCGGCACGGTCGGCGGTGGAGTCGGAGGAGCCGGCGGGGATGCGACCGTCGGTGCGTCTGCCGGCGGGGCCGCGACGGCTACCGCAGGGTCCGGCGGCGACGGTGGCGCTGGCGGATGGCTATGGGGCGATGGTGGCGCCGGGGGAGCAGGCGGGCACTCATCTACCGGAGAGGCCGGGGCCGCCGGATCCACCATGGCTATAGGTGGGGCGGGGGTCGGCGGCGGGTCGGCTACGACCGCCAACTCTTCTGGCGGGGAGGTGACGGCCACTGGCGGGGCCGGCGGGAACGGCGGGACCGCCGGGCTGGGGGGTCACACCGGTGACGGTGGCGACGGCGGTGTGCCCGGAGGCGCTAACGGCCAACCCGGTGTAAACGGCCGACCCGACTGA